GACTCATCTAGCTGTCGTTGGAACGGCCCGCCTTGCAGGGCTCATATAAGGCCAGACGTGGGCCACATACTTTGAGAGGCCCGCAAATCGCTGTGTGTTGATTTCTCGTCCCCCCATGACAGGCTGGCCCAAACTGCATGTCCAGGTGTGGCACCAAGATTCCTTTGGGCGCTGCGAGCTCTACGGCTATGGCTTCTGCCACGTGCCCTCCAGCCCTGGCTTCCACCACATGGACTGCGTGACCTGGCGTCCCCTGGGCTCCTGGCAGGAGCAGATCTCCCAGCGATTCGTGGGGGGCGGCCCCCAGTTGCTGAACAGCGACCTGATCTACACGGGGGGCGACCGCTACCGCTTGCAGACCTCTGCCATGGGCACCGTCCACCTGCAGCTGGCCGTCCTCCTGCGGAACTTTGACCGCTATGGCGTGGAGGCCTGAACTTGGTCAGGATGGaactccagctcttctcttctgcaACACTCTTTGGTTGcctttgggcgggggggggggggggaagtacttctgctgggagggagcctgcTCGCGGATGGCTCAGTTGGCAGGCGCATGGGATGGGGGGGCCACATATGGCTCCTGCCCCACTCCATCGGCCCCCACTCTCCTTCCGTCGGCTGTCAAGAGGCAGACATTGGGCCCCCTGCTCTTGACCAAGGCAGTCTGATGTGGCTCTCTGTTGGCACGGCCAGGTTCTCTTAACAGCGCGAGCCACAAGACTGGCTTCCACAGGTTCCCTCCATGTGCCTTTTGCGGCCTAAAAGAGTTCATGCTGGTGGGCTTCCCGTTTCACAGAATGCCGTTTGCCTGGGTGTTTGTCCCCAAGAAACAGAAAGCAACATTTGTCATCTTTTTGCTGCCCTCCATGACCCCTGTCCTCTGCCCGGCAACATTGCCTTGAAATAATTGTTCTGTATGTGCATTAAATGTGTTTTTCCCTCCCAAGGACTTCTGTGTGATGCTTGTGAAGGAGAGAATCCTGTGGGAGGCTCTGTCTGACTTCCGAATCAAACCCAGGAAGCGGTTGCAGGTCATTGGGTTAATCCAGACCACTGCCGTGGTTGACAACAGTGAGAGAGGATCGCCGTCTGGTGACTCGGCagagaagctggggagggggggagc
Above is a window of Paroedura picta isolate Pp20150507F chromosome 5, Ppicta_v3.0, whole genome shotgun sequence DNA encoding:
- the B9D2 gene encoding B9 domain-containing protein 2, whose amino-acid sequence is MAEVHVIGQIVGASGFPSSSLFCKWGIHTGGAWKLLSGLREGQTQVDHPQLDDVAYWSHPIDVHFATKGLQGWPKLHVQVWHQDSFGRCELYGYGFCHVPSSPGFHHMDCVTWRPLGSWQEQISQRFVGGGPQLLNSDLIYTGGDRYRLQTSAMGTVHLQLAVLLRNFDRYGVEA